One window of Desulfovibrio subterraneus genomic DNA carries:
- the dksA gene encoding RNA polymerase-binding protein DksA — protein sequence MEQKDLDYFRELLQTMLEEAQQNGDATLDELTDSNEMFADPADRATAESDRAFTLRIRDRERKLIKKIRSAIGRMEDGTFGVCDECGDEIGVPRLKARPVTKLCINCKSKQEEDERERAD from the coding sequence ATGGAACAGAAAGATCTCGATTATTTCCGTGAGCTTCTGCAGACCATGCTGGAAGAAGCCCAGCAGAATGGAGATGCTACTCTTGACGAATTGACAGACAGCAATGAGATGTTTGCCGATCCTGCAGACAGAGCCACTGCTGAATCTGACCGTGCTTTCACCCTGCGCATCCGTGACCGCGAGCGTAAGCTTATCAAGAAGATTCGTTCCGCAATCGGGCGTATGGAAGATGGTACTTTCGGGGTTTGCGACGAGTGCGGCGATGAAATCGGCGTTCCCCGTCTGAAAGCCCGCCCTGTTACCAAGCTGTGCATCAATTGCAAAAGCAAGCAGGAAGAAGACGAACGCGAACGGGCCGATTAG
- a CDS encoding substrate-binding periplasmic protein has translation MKNPFAVFLLGFILLFPVTGRAESILLVADSWCPYNCSEGTAAPGYLIEIATEALALSNVSVSYEEMNWTRAIYQVKTGKAQALVGAVLAEVPDFVFPRHWLGIAPNAYFTLKNSLWKPTDKDAFANIRLGVTRDYDYGGELQPWIDTHKDTPLVQEAQGTDALGTNLQKLLYGRIDVLVDEKMTVMLKAHEMGMERQIRLAGVDPVRPAEDRVYIAFSPAVARSPEYAAALDRGVEVMRKNGRLAAILKKYGIDDWE, from the coding sequence ATACTTCTGGTTGCGGATTCATGGTGTCCGTACAATTGCTCCGAAGGCACAGCCGCCCCCGGTTATCTCATAGAGATTGCAACCGAGGCTCTGGCCCTCTCCAACGTTTCCGTAAGTTATGAAGAGATGAACTGGACCCGCGCCATTTATCAGGTAAAGACGGGCAAGGCTCAGGCCCTTGTGGGTGCTGTGCTGGCAGAAGTGCCGGACTTCGTTTTTCCCAGACACTGGCTCGGCATTGCGCCCAATGCCTATTTCACGCTCAAAAACTCACTCTGGAAGCCCACAGACAAAGACGCCTTTGCCAATATCAGACTCGGAGTGACCAGAGATTACGACTATGGCGGAGAGCTGCAGCCATGGATAGACACACACAAAGACACCCCTCTCGTGCAGGAAGCACAAGGCACCGATGCGCTGGGAACGAACCTGCAGAAATTGCTCTACGGAAGGATAGATGTGCTTGTTGATGAAAAGATGACCGTAATGCTCAAGGCACATGAGATGGGCATGGAGCGGCAGATACGCCTTGCCGGCGTAGACCCTGTCCGACCTGCGGAAGACAGAGTCTACATTGCATTTTCTCCGGCTGTGGCTCGCTCACCCGAATATGCGGCAGCGCTGGACAGAGGAGTGGAGGTGATGAGGAAAAATGGCAGGCTGGCAGCAATCTTGAAAAAATACGGCATTGATGACTGGGAATGA
- a CDS encoding EAL and HDOD domain-containing protein yields the protein MLKRFRSLFDSRSDAPSGAAVDSSAEANGGYAHVHTRSTLVARQPIFDRDSHIWGFELLFRQPPDMLHFPEHVDSSIATSSVISDGFSIVQPVLLPEQKVLINFSAELLTERIPSILPAAQCGVEILETVTPTREVLQSLIQLKREGYLLAVDDYTGQSELQLFIKVADIVKVEVLGRELADVYDNVKRLQEFPCKLLAEKIEDRDTFLKCHEMGFDLFQGFFFARPEIMRGKKLSSSQAIKMRLLAKLGDDNFEISEVGEILRSDVSLVYKFMRYLNSVHFGLPTKVKSVEHGVTLLGTQKLKQWLCVTVLSDLEATPMSRHIVSQSAQRGKFLELLGKDARREQEPASLFLLGLLSLIETLLSVSLDSLLQDMPIEEAMVAALKGEESGYSPWLRLVSHYERAEWDKAMMDIELLGLNEQQVLKAYEQSLLWAASFFR from the coding sequence ATGCTTAAACGGTTTCGCTCACTTTTCGATTCCCGGTCTGACGCCCCTTCCGGCGCGGCAGTTGATTCTTCTGCGGAAGCGAATGGTGGATATGCTCACGTGCATACCCGTTCAACCCTTGTTGCGCGGCAACCCATTTTCGACCGGGATTCCCATATATGGGGATTTGAACTGCTTTTCCGGCAGCCGCCCGATATGCTCCACTTTCCCGAACACGTCGATTCTTCCATCGCCACTTCTTCTGTCATATCTGACGGTTTTTCCATCGTTCAGCCCGTGCTTCTGCCCGAACAGAAGGTGCTGATCAATTTTTCCGCCGAGCTTCTCACCGAACGTATTCCCTCCATTCTGCCAGCCGCCCAATGCGGGGTTGAAATTCTGGAAACGGTAACACCCACCAGAGAGGTGCTGCAGTCCCTTATCCAGCTTAAACGTGAAGGCTATCTGCTGGCAGTTGATGATTACACCGGCCAGAGTGAACTGCAGTTGTTCATCAAGGTGGCAGATATCGTGAAAGTGGAAGTTCTCGGACGGGAACTGGCCGATGTGTATGACAATGTGAAGCGATTGCAGGAGTTTCCGTGCAAGCTGCTGGCCGAGAAGATAGAGGACAGGGATACTTTCCTCAAATGCCACGAGATGGGGTTTGACCTGTTCCAGGGATTTTTCTTTGCGCGCCCCGAGATCATGAGGGGCAAAAAGCTTTCATCTTCGCAAGCCATAAAAATGCGTCTGTTGGCGAAGCTTGGGGATGATAATTTCGAGATCTCCGAGGTGGGCGAGATTCTGCGTTCGGACGTTTCTCTGGTCTACAAATTCATGCGCTATCTGAATTCTGTCCACTTCGGCCTGCCGACAAAGGTCAAGAGTGTTGAACACGGTGTGACTTTGCTCGGCACGCAGAAGCTCAAACAGTGGCTGTGCGTGACGGTTCTTTCCGATCTTGAAGCGACTCCCATGTCCCGCCATATCGTTTCGCAGTCCGCCCAGCGGGGCAAGTTCCTTGAATTGCTTGGCAAGGATGCCCGAAGAGAGCAGGAACCGGCCAGTCTGTTCCTGTTGGGGCTTTTGTCCCTCATAGAAACGCTGCTGTCCGTTTCTCTGGATTCGCTGCTTCAGGATATGCCTATTGAAGAGGCCATGGTTGCGGCATTGAAGGGAGAGGAGAGCGGGTATTCGCCGTGGCTGCGGCTGGTTTCCCACTATGAGCGTGCGGAATGGGACAAGGCCATGATGGATATTGAACTGCTGGGGCTCAATGAACAGCAGGTGCTGAAGGCTTACGAGCAGTCATTGCTGTGGGCGGCTTCGTTCTTCAGGTGA
- a CDS encoding NFACT RNA binding domain-containing protein, translating to MDAHVFRRLAAELAQVLTGSRIERFYAPAPDITTIVLYAAGLKQNLLLRAGRRFPLLLLTPERPENPASPAAHAMWLRKHAGGRRLGAPLVDWVNRRMAVPLSGSPVRWLVLCLREGVTVTDTLEDGFGSEPTWPDHARFASILEGREVWAAYPQYTPLLRETLAELAETDPMDAQALLADLEYGPGDCTADVYLYSREDVPEMVSVWPLPAACAKGMTESVVPSAMEAVRLMGTQSLFGGMVRQKKAEEVAPANAAIKRLRKTLHKLDSEERRLSGMVAGQADALAIQAELWRIGADSRLAEIEVTLSDGSVKRIALDSLRTVRGNMERMFHQAMRGKRGLRMLNERRDTLRRQIDALEKGELEPDAVLPRKNAGGRQKGRPEPAAHPDSKLYQRFRSSDGFLMLRGRNAKGNHEILNKAMPHDLWFHAEDGPSAHLVLRLEFPGQEVPERTMIEAAQLVGVKSWQRDGGQARVMCAVARHVRKVKGAAVGAVHVGRMERSLLVDLGQDIEKTLAVDTVL from the coding sequence ATGGACGCTCATGTATTCCGACGCCTTGCCGCCGAACTGGCGCAGGTGTTGACCGGCAGTCGGATTGAGCGGTTTTACGCTCCCGCTCCGGATATAACAACTATTGTTCTCTATGCCGCCGGCCTGAAGCAGAATCTCCTGCTTCGGGCCGGTCGCCGTTTCCCCCTCCTGCTGCTTACTCCCGAACGTCCGGAGAATCCTGCATCCCCCGCAGCACACGCCATGTGGCTCCGCAAACATGCCGGAGGCCGCAGACTGGGAGCTCCGCTTGTGGACTGGGTGAACCGCCGAATGGCGGTGCCTCTCTCCGGAAGCCCCGTGCGCTGGCTGGTGCTCTGTCTGCGTGAAGGCGTGACTGTCACGGACACCCTTGAGGATGGATTCGGCAGCGAGCCGACATGGCCCGACCATGCAAGGTTTGCCTCCATTCTCGAAGGACGCGAGGTGTGGGCTGCGTATCCGCAATATACCCCTCTGCTCAGGGAAACGCTTGCCGAACTGGCCGAAACGGACCCCATGGATGCGCAGGCGCTGCTTGCCGACCTTGAGTATGGTCCCGGTGACTGCACTGCTGATGTCTACCTCTACAGCCGGGAAGATGTTCCCGAAATGGTAAGCGTCTGGCCTCTGCCTGCTGCCTGTGCAAAGGGCATGACGGAATCCGTTGTGCCTTCCGCCATGGAGGCGGTGCGTCTGATGGGGACGCAATCGTTGTTCGGCGGCATGGTGCGGCAGAAGAAGGCAGAGGAGGTGGCTCCGGCCAATGCTGCCATTAAAAGGCTTCGCAAGACTCTGCATAAGCTGGATTCGGAAGAACGCCGTCTGTCCGGCATGGTGGCGGGGCAGGCTGACGCGCTGGCAATTCAGGCCGAATTGTGGAGGATCGGGGCCGACAGTCGTCTTGCCGAGATAGAGGTGACGCTCTCCGACGGTTCGGTCAAGCGCATTGCGCTGGATTCTCTGCGTACCGTGCGTGGTAACATGGAGCGCATGTTCCATCAGGCCATGCGCGGCAAGCGCGGACTGCGTATGCTGAACGAGCGCAGAGATACGCTGCGTCGTCAGATTGATGCTCTGGAAAAGGGAGAGCTTGAGCCGGATGCCGTGCTGCCGCGCAAGAACGCGGGCGGAAGGCAGAAAGGACGCCCTGAACCGGCTGCACACCCTGACAGCAAGCTCTATCAGCGTTTTCGCAGTTCGGACGGTTTTCTCATGCTGCGTGGCCGGAATGCCAAGGGTAACCACGAGATTCTGAACAAGGCCATGCCGCACGACCTGTGGTTTCATGCCGAAGACGGACCCAGTGCGCACCTTGTGTTGCGGCTGGAGTTTCCGGGGCAGGAGGTGCCGGAGCGCACTATGATTGAAGCCGCCCAGCTGGTGGGTGTGAAAAGCTGGCAGCGCGATGGCGGCCAGGCCCGAGTGATGTGTGCTGTGGCGCGCCATGTGCGCAAGGTCAAGGGGGCTGCGGTGGGGGCTGTGCATGTGGGGCGCATGGAGCGCTCACTGTTGGTTGATCTCGGTCAGGATATCGAGAAAACACTGGCGGTTGACACTGTTCTATAA
- a CDS encoding sensor histidine kinase yields the protein MRINSLYTKIMLSFFTALAAGLACIVIIFILIVENRFNKHVQNELIAAFRITSKGVELLASEGNIDDPVAHAELRHYIKDLDVIFKGQVWLEKPDGTVFLSSRPRTVPKFTISNEKYQDRLFYADVKGLPEADFYFAYPVTVFGHNATLAMLRRDDIYYRDAAPFFLMVVQAVGIFTLLLAFPVIRRITVPLRKLEEGALRCASGDLSYRVDMKRGDEVGRVARAFNVMADSVENMLRMKQELMANVSHEMRSPLARIRVALAIAEMRIEEGRTEDALRHLAAVSQEVEDLDSAIGGVIELSRFDAGGAYRVFTSCDLAEMVRSMLQRYAPTIDMKQLQVEVDLPEHLVQDCQKEGFNAIIKNLLENAVKFAEQGGFIRIELAAENAGAVLAVSNSYRQLSEKEISLLFQPFSRGVGEDVPGTGLGLALVERIAVDHGGGVVVENIEAGVRFAVRLPRPRKDESAS from the coding sequence ATGCGAATAAACAGCCTGTATACCAAGATCATGTTGAGCTTTTTCACCGCACTTGCTGCGGGGCTTGCGTGTATCGTTATCATCTTCATTCTCATTGTTGAAAACCGGTTCAACAAGCATGTCCAGAACGAGCTTATCGCCGCCTTTCGCATAACCAGCAAAGGGGTTGAACTGCTCGCCAGCGAGGGTAACATTGACGATCCGGTAGCGCATGCGGAATTGCGGCACTACATCAAAGACCTTGATGTCATCTTCAAGGGTCAGGTGTGGCTTGAAAAACCGGATGGAACGGTTTTTCTTTCCTCCCGCCCGCGCACTGTTCCCAAATTTACCATCAGCAATGAGAAGTATCAGGACAGGCTGTTCTATGCCGATGTGAAGGGGCTGCCTGAAGCTGATTTCTATTTTGCCTACCCCGTGACCGTGTTCGGGCATAATGCCACATTGGCCATGCTGCGCCGCGACGATATCTATTACAGGGACGCCGCACCGTTTTTTCTCATGGTTGTGCAGGCAGTGGGCATCTTTACGCTTCTGCTGGCCTTTCCCGTCATCAGACGTATCACCGTGCCCCTGCGAAAACTGGAGGAGGGGGCCTTGCGTTGTGCTTCAGGCGATCTTTCCTATCGGGTGGACATGAAACGCGGTGACGAGGTCGGGCGTGTGGCGCGGGCGTTTAACGTCATGGCGGACAGCGTGGAAAACATGTTGCGCATGAAGCAGGAGCTCATGGCCAATGTGTCGCACGAAATGCGCAGCCCCCTTGCCCGAATCCGTGTTGCTCTCGCCATTGCGGAAATGCGTATCGAAGAAGGGCGCACAGAGGATGCCCTGCGGCATCTTGCCGCTGTCAGTCAGGAGGTTGAGGACCTTGATTCCGCCATAGGCGGTGTTATCGAACTGAGCCGTTTCGATGCCGGAGGAGCGTATAGAGTATTCACCTCTTGTGATCTTGCAGAGATGGTCCGCTCCATGCTGCAGCGCTATGCGCCGACCATTGATATGAAGCAGTTGCAGGTGGAAGTTGATCTGCCGGAACATCTTGTGCAGGACTGCCAGAAGGAAGGCTTTAACGCGATAATCAAGAACCTGCTTGAAAATGCGGTGAAATTTGCCGAGCAGGGCGGCTTTATCCGGATAGAGCTGGCTGCAGAGAATGCGGGGGCAGTTCTGGCTGTGTCAAATAGCTACAGGCAGCTTTCGGAGAAGGAGATCAGCCTTCTGTTTCAGCCTTTCTCGCGTGGCGTGGGGGAAGATGTGCCCGGCACGGGACTTGGCCTTGCGCTTGTGGAAAGAATTGCGGTGGATCACGGCGGCGGCGTTGTGGTCGAGAATATTGAAGCCGGCGTGCGGTTTGCAGTCCGGCTGCCACGTCCGCGGAAGGATGAATCCGCCTCCTGA
- a CDS encoding response regulator transcription factor: MEVQPKVLLFDDDVKLQSLLTEYLQGAGFEVHCRQTGLDAVAALHSVQPSMVILDIMMPGMDGLSVLRMLRVESRVPVIMLTARGDDADRIVGLELGADDYLAKPFNPRELLARMRAVLRRAESSPVSVSAGRVECVGLVLDTGRQELVIGETVVDLSPTETKLMAELMRQPGVELSRDDLMTRVWGREFNAYDRCIDVHISKLRSVLKPYPEHAERIRTVWGKGYMFLGQ, from the coding sequence ATGGAAGTACAACCTAAGGTTTTGTTATTTGATGATGATGTGAAGCTTCAGTCGTTGTTGACTGAGTATTTGCAGGGGGCAGGATTTGAAGTTCATTGCAGGCAGACCGGTCTTGATGCCGTTGCTGCATTGCATTCAGTACAGCCTTCCATGGTTATTCTGGATATCATGATGCCCGGAATGGACGGTTTGTCCGTTTTGCGCATGTTACGGGTTGAATCCAGAGTGCCGGTGATCATGCTCACCGCGCGCGGTGACGATGCCGACCGGATAGTGGGGCTTGAACTTGGTGCGGATGACTATCTCGCCAAGCCGTTCAATCCCAGGGAGCTGCTTGCGAGAATGCGCGCCGTGCTGCGGCGGGCGGAGAGTTCGCCAGTCAGTGTTTCCGCCGGTCGTGTGGAATGTGTAGGACTTGTGCTGGATACCGGCAGGCAGGAACTGGTCATAGGCGAGACGGTTGTGGACCTTTCACCCACCGAGACCAAGCTGATGGCGGAGCTCATGCGCCAGCCGGGAGTGGAACTTTCCCGCGATGATCTCATGACCCGAGTTTGGGGCAGGGAGTTCAATGCGTATGACCGTTGCATCGACGTGCACATTTCAAAGCTGCGCTCGGTGCTGAAGCCATATCCCGAACATGCGGAGCGCATAAGAACCGTATGGGGCAAAGGGTATATGTTTCTGGGGCAGTGA